The proteins below come from a single Rosa rugosa chromosome 2, drRosRugo1.1, whole genome shotgun sequence genomic window:
- the LOC133730522 gene encoding uncharacterized protein LOC133730522 produces MGGDDSQSSKANEVQKVEVSVKSSEGGSFGGPKLIGTNFRTWKKIMSVSLRGIHKMGHVTGTIKAPSEDDVEAYAKWEDDDGFVMSILFRAMTDDVLQMVEGCETAEAIWKTLGDLYTNESDFIQVHELMCKAASMQQNGQPVAVYFTKLKNVWAEIDQKRPCKIKNQEDLVWYQKEKELERVHVFLRGLDEKHSSAKGELLRMTDPPSLNTTFTYIRKDESQQESVKHAQVEVSSLAIQAKSPAPFLQQQSSAPLHQQGSPQGFTNRPRPQCSYCNDLGHVRETCWKLNPHLKPKKQGYRPKAKAAAVQLVQEPDFYGVAGQDHHTAGGVTPTASIAGRGKIGSSHQGDNRSGVSEGQVVPSGSDIRRRETRSTVPHRFDFEF; encoded by the exons ATGGGTGGTGATGACAGTCAAAGTTCTAAGGCCAATGAGGTCCAGAAGGTTGAGGTCTCTGTCAAGAGCTCAGAAGGTGGTTCTTTTGGGGGTCCCAAACTCATTGGTACCAATTTCCGAACATGGAAAAAGATTATGTCAGTTTCTCTCCGTGGAATACACAAAATGGGGCATGTGACTGGAACAATCAAGGCTCCTAGTGAAGATGATGTGGAGGCCTATGCTAAgtgggaagatgatgatgggtttgtaatgtcaattttatttcGAGCCATGACTGATGATGTGCTACAGATGGTGGAGGGATGTGAAACTGCTGAGGCGATATGGAAGACATTGGGGGATTTGTATACCAACgagtctgattttatacaggtCCATGAATTGATGTGTAAAGCTGCTAGTatgcaacagaatgggcaaccagtagctgtgtatttcaccaagctgaagaatgtatgggctgaaattgatcagaagcgtccttgcaagatcaagaatcaggaagatcttgtgtggtaccagaaggagaaggagctaGAAAGGGTTCATGTATTTCTGAGAGGGCTTGATGAGAAGCATAGCAGTGCCAAGGGAGAATTGCTCAGAATGACAGACCCTCCTAGTTTGAACACAACTTTTACATACATCCGCAAGGATGAGTCTCAACAGGAGAGTGTCAAACATGCACAGGTTGAAGTATCTAGCCTAGCCATTCAGGCCAAGTCACCGGCACCTTTCCTTCAGCAGCAGAGTTCAGCCCCACTTCATCAGCAAGGTTCTCCACAAGGCTTCACCAACCGCCCTCgtcctcaatgttcttattgcaACGACCTTGGGCATGTTCGGGAGACTTGTTGGAAGTTGAACCCACACCTTAAACCTAAAAAGCAaggttatcgtcctaaggcGAAAGCAGCTGCTGTTCAATTGGTCCAAGAACCGGATTTCTATGGAGTGGCTGGCCAAGATCATCATACAGCAGGTGGAGTTACTCCTACAGCCTCTATAGCtggtcgaggtaaaattg gatcttctcaccagggagataatcggtcgggggtatctgaggggcaggttgttccatctggatcagacatacgcaggagagaaaccaggagcacagtcccgcaccgctttgacttcgagttctga